The Candidatus Zixiibacteriota bacterium genomic interval ATGAGTGAGAGCACGCGAAAGAAGATTATAGCCGCGCTGATGGTTGCCGCGTTGATTTGGGGTTACAACAACTTTAAACCCGAATCGCCCCAGCCTGTGGAGAGGCAGCAAAGCGCCTCGGTTGCTCAGCCCGCTGCGCCAACCGCGCCTGCCCCAGCGAAACCCAAGCTTGTAAATGTCGAGCAAAAGTCAAAAGAACCGTGGGGTAGCGATCCTTTTCGCGTGGTGAAAGGTGCCGCCGCCCAGACGCATAGCCGCGTCTCTGCACTCAAATGGAAGCTGTCGGGCATTTTCTATAATAGTGACAGTCCTGTTGCCATCATTAATAACAAGAGGGTAAAAGCCGGTGACACTGTTTCCGAAGCAAAAGTAATCTCGATCGATAAAGAAACCGTTAAGCTCCAGTATAACGGGAACACTATGACGCTAACCGTTACCAAAGGATAGATATATGAGAATACGAAAATACATGATCGGCATAACGCTATTTGCGCTGCTTGCGGCCTGCTCCGCCAATGCGGCCATTTTCGACAACTCCCAAAAGCTGTCGCTTAAGATGGAAGATGTTTCGCTCCAGATGGTTCTCAACATGATCGCCGAGCAGTATTCTCTCAATCTGGTTCTTTCGGGCGAGGTTCAGGGTAATGTTTCCGTTCAGCTTCAGGATGTAGATATCGAGACCGCTCTGGAGTCAATACTCTATCCCAACGGTTACAATTACTATCTTCGCAACGATGTTATCGTGGTTAAACCGGTCGGTATGGACGCCGTTGGCGAACTTGAGTGCGAAATCGTTACGTTGAAATACGCCGACGCCGTAGCGGCCAAGTCGGCGCTGGAGACAATTAAGTCGAACAAGGGAAATATCGTAATCCTGGACAAAACCGATGACGCGACTACCTCGACATCCGGACAGTTGTACGCGCCCAACAGAATCGCCATTACCGATTACCCATCGGTGATAAGCAGAATGCTGAATCTGGTTACAAGTCTCGATCAGCCCGAACGACTGATTTCAATCGAAGTCAAGATCATCGAGACCAACATGGGCACTCAAACCAAACTGGGCATCGAGTGGCCCAGCGCGGTTACGAGCAATTTTGGGGCGTCGTCCTCCACCTCCTCGACGACTAACACTGCCTCCAGTTCCACGGACGGTAAGCTGGGAGTGCTTGATCCCAATAACGGCAACTGGACCTGGGGGGCCCTCTCGGTCAATCAAGTCACGGCCGTGCTCAATATGCTCGAGCAGAGCGATAACAGCAAGCTGATATCGGACCCGCACATAACGACGCTTGAGAATCATCAGGCGGTAATAAAAAGTGAGACAATCATTCCGATTCCGACAGTCAACCGTTTCACCGAAGGCGCGGCCACGCAGGATATCCTGACTTTCTACGATGAGGCTGTTGGTATTTCGCTCAAGGTGACGCCAAGAATAAACGAGGATGGCCGCATTACCATGGATGTGGAGCCGCGGGTGGAAGACATTATCGGCTATACGGGTTCCGCCGAAGCCCAGAAACCGATCACAATCTCGAGATCGGTCCAGACAAGGATCACCGTTGATGACGGTCAGACGGCCGCGCTGGGCGGATTGCTCAAGGAAGACATAATCAAGTCAGAAAAGAAAGTCCCGCTTCTGGGTTCGATTCCGCTGCTGGGCAAATTGTTGTTCACCTCAAGCTCGGAAGAGACCGAAAGAACGGACTTGATGATTCTGATTACCCCCCGAATCGTGGTCGACTAAGCCCGCCCGAGCTTCCAGCGCTTCGACGGGCTGTACCACAGCCAGGCGGCAAGTATCAGAAGTCCCATATCGAACAGTATCGACTGCCAGATTGACGAATTTCCATCTCCCGAGGCTTTAAAGCAGCCACAGTCTAAATTTATCCCCCGCATGAGGGCGCTGCTCATCGCTATAATAAATACTACGGTCATTCCAGCGACAATCACAATTGCTCCGCGATAATAAATTCCCGCGATAAGGCACAGGCCACACAGCAGTTCCAGCCACGGGAGAATTATGGCCAGCAGATTTATCGAGGATCCGGGCATAAGATGATAGTACCAGATCGAGCGAGCGAATTCCGATGGATCAACCAGCTTGTAATACGACGCATAGACAAAGGTTATTCCCAGCGTCAACCGGACCGCCATCGTCACATAATCACTACCCACTACTTTTCGCATGGCGCTCTCCTCTCCATCTCAAGGCCGAACTTTTCCCACTCCCTGGCTCCGCCGAAAAATATCGATGTCCGTGAATACCCCAGCGCCTGCATGTTTCTGGCCAGATGCAGCGACAAATCACATTCCTCACCGCTGCAGAAAATTATATAGGGCCGGTCTTTCGGCGAACCGCCGAGAGCGGAATCGATATAAGCTCCGATATTCTCCTCGGGGAGATATTCAAAGGGTATGTTTACGCTGCCGGGAATAGTGCCGCACTCGAACTCGGCCGGATCACGGGAGTCGATGAAAGTAACCTCGTGATTGCTGTACTCCATCTCAGCGACATCAACCGCTATAAACGGCGGGTCGCCCGGCTCCGCCGCGGGCGGGACTATCGGCCCATCGCCACTGGATAGTGACCGGTAATTTCCGATAAAGTCAATCCCTTTCGGTGAAATCAGATTGACACCCACTCCGAGGACGATTGACAGGGCTAACAGCACGACAATCTGCCTGATTAGCATTTTCCCTTCGTTCCTTCCATCTCAACGCTGTCTTCGAATTCTGCCAGAGAAGATACAAAAACTTCCGTGATTTTCAACCGTGTAATTATCTGCTTTTATACAACCGTGACTGAGGCGGGGTTCACGCAAACCGGCGATGGCCAAGTATTGTTTTCCCGAAGCCATGTCAAAAAACACGGGGTCCCCGATGGGAGACCCCGCTAATTTCTAAAGGAACGATATTGTGCGACCGGACAATGTCTCAGTGAGCTCTGCTCGCTACCGGTTTGTCGTGGTTCGCGACCAGTAGACTGTACCTGCCTGCCAGGATTTTACCAACCACAGAGGAGAACTTAGAAGGCGTCAGCACTTGAAGACTGTAAGAATGCCAGCAATCCTTCTCCCCTTTTTCGGCGTAGGTATCTTCGTCTTTGCGTCTTGGCATAGTTGGCTCCCTAATTTGTGTTTTCCCACTACCTGTGGCTTGAATGAAGTAGCTGCTCAAAACAGAAGTAAGCGATGAAAACATTTTAGGGATTAAACCAGGTACTTCGGATTCACCTCCTGTCAGCCAGGCTGGCCACTGTTGACTTTAGGACAGTCGCAAATATGTTTCCTAAATATCCCGCCTCACTATATAGATACAAATCATCGAGGGTCAATTGCAACAACTTTCTGCAGTTTCTTTAGGGCGCGCCACTTGTAAATATTTACTACCTGTTGGGTTACGCCCAAGACGCGAGCGATCTCCCTTTCAGTCATGCCGTTAAGGTAGTATTCCATTACCTGTTTCTGGCGAGCGGAGAGGGTGTTCCTTATGTGCCACTTGAGCCTATTTCGCATTTTCTTCAGCGCACCAGGCCCCGAGTTGATCCCACTTAAGACACTGTTGGACAGCCCCTTACTGGCCACCAACGAATTGGTCATGAGCTTATCCACAAGTACTTCGGCAAACTCATACTCTTTTCTGGGAGTCACCGCAAACCCACAGTCTAATAAGTAAGTTTATACTCAGTCCGTATCTTCTTCAATTCCTCGAGGGAGATATTGAATTTCAGTGAGGTTTCTTCCCTTATTTCATTAATGGCGATTCGTCTCTCGTATGCAGACAGGTCTTTAGGCAACTGGGCATAGCGATCCTTGTAATACTGCAGGATCTTTTCATGCATAGTCAGAGTTTTTGTGGTGGGCGCGGATGTCTTGACCAAAGTAGCGGCTGGTTTCGCGACAGCTTTAGCGGCCTCCAATTGGTTCTGTGTTTCGTCAACCAGATTTTCCAGTGAGTCAACGGTCGAGCGATAGGCCTGGTCTTTGCGCGTCAGCGAGTCTGCGTAGACGACATCTTTCTCGGCCAGGGCCATT includes:
- a CDS encoding MauE/DoxX family redox-associated membrane protein, yielding MRKVVGSDYVTMAVRLTLGITFVYASYYKLVDPSEFARSIWYYHLMPGSSINLLAIILPWLELLCGLCLIAGIYYRGAIVIVAGMTVVFIIAMSSALMRGINLDCGCFKASGDGNSSIWQSILFDMGLLILAAWLWYSPSKRWKLGRA
- a CDS encoding rhodanese-like domain-containing protein: MLIRQIVVLLALSIVLGVGVNLISPKGIDFIGNYRSLSSGDGPIVPPAAEPGDPPFIAVDVAEMEYSNHEVTFIDSRDPAEFECGTIPGSVNIPFEYLPEENIGAYIDSALGGSPKDRPYIIFCSGEECDLSLHLARNMQALGYSRTSIFFGGAREWEKFGLEMERRAPCEK
- a CDS encoding LuxR C-terminal-related transcriptional regulator → MTNSLVASKGLSNSVLSGINSGPGALKKMRNRLKWHIRNTLSARQKQVMEYYLNGMTEREIARVLGVTQQVVNIYKWRALKKLQKVVAIDPR